The following proteins are co-located in the Eublepharis macularius isolate TG4126 chromosome 5, MPM_Emac_v1.0, whole genome shotgun sequence genome:
- the MYDGF gene encoding myeloid-derived growth factor, whose product MMAAPSSVSERWLRDGLVAVFFFLHLFYSIAGTKEGASTAEFDVRPGGMVHSFSRSLGDYTCTFTYAAQGGTNEQWQMSVGVSEDNLLFSCSVWRPQGKSYLFFTQFKAEVKGAKIEYGMAYSAAAAGGQSDVPLKEEEFHVTEMAVSHKEGKFRSELSKLVIVAKTAHDEL is encoded by the exons ATGATGGCGGCGCCCAGCTCAGTCAGCGAGCGATGGCTCCGGGATGGCTTAGTTGCAGTCTTCTTCTTTTTGCACCTCTTTTATTCCATCGCCGGGACAAAGGAAGGCGCTAGCACGGCCGAATTCGACGTGAGGCCTGGAGGAATGGTCCACTCTTTTTCCAGAAGTTTG GGAGATTATACATGTACTTTTACCTATGCAGCTCAGGGCGGGACAAACGAG CAATGGCAGATGAGCGTTGGAGTCAGCGAAGACAATTTACTGTTCTCCTGTTCAGTCTGGAG GCCCCAGGGAAAATCCTATCTCTTCTTTACCCAGTTTAAGGCAGAGGTGAAAGGGGCAAAGATTGAATATGGCATGGCTTAC TCCGCGGCTGCAGCTGGTGGACAGAGTGACGTCCCTTTGAAGGAGGAGGAATTCCATGTGACAGAAATGGCTG TATCTCACAAGGAAGGCAAATTCCGCTCGGAACTTTCCAAGCTGGTGATCGTAGCAAAAACGGCCCACGACGAGCTGTGA